One Lacipirellulaceae bacterium DNA window includes the following coding sequences:
- the carA gene encoding glutamine-hydrolyzing carbamoyl-phosphate synthase small subunit produces the protein MIAKLALEDGTVYTGTSIGAEGEVDGEVCFNTSMTGYQEILTDPSYRGQIVTMTYPQIGNYGVNEEDLESEKPHLAGFIVREHSRVASNFRSEGSLADYLKEWGVVAIESIDTRALVRRIRSAGAMRGVLSTTDLDDESLVAKAKASPGLVGRDLVQEVTPEMPCEWQEPVSEWTHLNEEGREAGGEKNIVALDFGMKWNIPRHLYNQGCQVTVLPGTSSSEEVLAQKPDGIFLSNGPGDPEPLTQAVETIQGVLGKAPVFGICLGHQLLSLACGAKTFKMKFGHRGGNQPVQRLEDSTVEITSQNHGFAVDEESLPDCLEVTHRSLNDGTIEGVRHKEYDAFSVQYHPEASAGPHDSHYLFGEFLAKVKG, from the coding sequence ATGATCGCTAAACTCGCACTTGAAGATGGAACTGTTTACACCGGCACGTCGATTGGTGCCGAAGGGGAAGTGGACGGTGAGGTCTGCTTCAATACGTCGATGACTGGGTATCAGGAAATCCTCACGGACCCGAGCTATCGTGGCCAGATCGTCACGATGACCTACCCGCAGATCGGCAACTATGGCGTCAACGAGGAAGACCTGGAGAGCGAGAAGCCGCATCTGGCCGGGTTTATCGTGCGAGAGCATAGCCGCGTGGCGAGCAACTTCCGCAGTGAAGGGTCGCTGGCCGATTATCTCAAGGAGTGGGGAGTGGTGGCGATCGAGTCGATCGATACGCGGGCTCTCGTGCGGCGGATTCGCTCCGCGGGGGCGATGCGAGGCGTGCTTTCGACGACCGATCTGGATGACGAGAGCTTGGTCGCCAAGGCGAAGGCAAGCCCTGGGCTCGTGGGGCGCGATCTCGTGCAGGAAGTCACCCCTGAAATGCCTTGCGAGTGGCAGGAGCCGGTGAGCGAGTGGACTCACTTGAACGAAGAGGGGCGCGAGGCGGGAGGCGAGAAGAATATTGTCGCGCTCGACTTCGGCATGAAGTGGAACATCCCTCGCCACCTCTACAACCAAGGTTGCCAGGTGACCGTGTTGCCAGGGACTTCCTCTTCGGAAGAGGTGCTCGCACAGAAGCCCGATGGCATATTCCTATCCAATGGGCCGGGCGACCCGGAACCGCTGACGCAAGCCGTGGAGACGATTCAAGGCGTTCTCGGCAAGGCTCCCGTATTTGGGATTTGTCTCGGGCATCAACTGCTGTCGCTCGCCTGCGGAGCAAAGACCTTCAAGATGAAGTTCGGGCATCGGGGCGGCAATCAACCGGTACAACGTCTTGAAGATAGCACCGTGGAAATCACCTCGCAGAATCATGGCTTCGCGGTTGACGAAGAATCGCTGCCCGATTGCCTCGAAGTCACGCACCGCAGCTTAAACGACGGCACGATCGAGGGTGTGCGGCATAAGGAGTACGACGCCTTTAGCGTGCAATACCACCCTGAGGCCTCAGCCGGACCGCATGACAGTCACTACCTATTTGGGGAGTTTCTGGCGAAGGTGAAGGGCTAA
- a CDS encoding VIT domain-containing protein has translation MPRHLQFASLLCYLALLLLPSISQAQGLLVDARADANFRLPRPFPRPETPTASYKIEAIEVNASLKGQIATVQVSQTFVNTGKTQLETSFLFPLPYDGAIDSLTLMVGNKEYQAELLSKDEARERYERIVRSNKDPALLEWIGTGMFQTSVFPIPPGEKRTVTLRYTQLCRASHGLTDFLFPLSTAKYTAKPLDRLKIRVAINSKTSLTNIYSGTHEVKVDRTGEKQAVVTLEQENVIPSSDFRLFFDSATDDVGASLLSYKPDENQPGYFLLLASPKLQQADDAKATPKTVVFVVDRSGSMSGKKIEQAREALKFVLNNLREGDLFNIVAYDSNISTFRPELEKFSNTTRDEALGFVNGLFAGGSTNIDGALTTSLEMLNDKQRPSYVIFLTDGLPTVGEQNEAKIAQHAATANQARARVFSFGVGYDVNSRLLDKLSAENHGQSEYVRPNEDIEAAVSKLYNRIGTPVMTDVMLTIETDGASNESNANINRLYPSGRFDLFAGDQTVIVGRYLTGGAARVSLSGKLAGEAKTIEFPAELVKASNDDSNSFVAKLWATRRVGEIIDEIDLHGKNPELIDELVALATEHGILTPYTSFLADENSDARDISGNFSRAEESLVELEAVSDQFGVNQRAAKGRFKNAKAAPAYGGYGGGGGGFGGEYGGEFDEADVDDLFAAGGRGTVYYDAKTNRQRIANNVFSLGRKTFFRRGERWVDSTVTEEEEKKATTVERFSPEYFELAKRLGKRATPYLAIEDEVVVKLEGVVYAW, from the coding sequence CGCCGACGCCAACTTCCGCTTGCCTAGACCATTCCCCAGGCCGGAGACCCCGACAGCGAGCTACAAAATCGAAGCAATCGAAGTCAACGCCTCGCTCAAAGGGCAGATCGCCACCGTGCAGGTTTCCCAGACCTTCGTGAACACAGGCAAAACACAACTTGAAACGAGCTTCTTGTTCCCATTGCCTTACGACGGGGCGATTGATTCGCTCACGCTGATGGTGGGCAACAAGGAGTATCAGGCCGAGCTGCTTTCCAAAGATGAAGCACGCGAACGGTACGAGCGGATCGTTCGCAGCAACAAAGATCCGGCTCTGCTGGAATGGATCGGCACGGGGATGTTCCAAACCAGCGTCTTCCCAATCCCGCCAGGAGAAAAACGCACTGTCACGCTCCGCTACACACAGCTTTGCCGCGCGTCGCATGGGCTGACCGATTTTCTCTTTCCGCTCAGCACCGCCAAGTACACGGCGAAGCCTTTGGACAGGTTGAAGATTCGCGTGGCGATTAACAGCAAGACTTCGCTCACCAACATTTACTCTGGCACACACGAAGTGAAGGTCGACCGCACCGGCGAGAAGCAAGCGGTGGTCACCCTCGAACAAGAGAACGTGATCCCCTCGTCTGACTTTCGGCTGTTCTTCGACAGCGCCACTGACGACGTGGGGGCGAGCCTGCTCAGCTACAAACCTGACGAAAACCAACCCGGCTACTTCCTTCTGCTCGCCAGCCCGAAACTTCAACAAGCCGACGACGCGAAGGCCACTCCCAAGACGGTCGTCTTCGTCGTTGATCGCTCAGGGAGTATGAGTGGCAAGAAAATCGAACAAGCACGTGAGGCTCTCAAGTTCGTGCTGAATAATCTGCGAGAAGGAGACTTGTTCAACATCGTCGCTTATGACAGCAACATCAGCACGTTCCGACCTGAGCTAGAGAAGTTCAGCAACACAACGCGTGATGAGGCCCTTGGCTTCGTCAATGGACTCTTCGCTGGCGGTAGCACGAACATCGACGGGGCTCTGACGACTTCACTCGAGATGCTGAATGACAAGCAACGCCCGAGCTACGTCATCTTCCTCACCGACGGCTTGCCTACCGTTGGCGAGCAGAACGAGGCGAAGATTGCCCAACACGCAGCAACCGCAAACCAAGCACGTGCCCGAGTGTTCTCATTCGGCGTGGGCTACGACGTGAATAGCCGCCTGTTGGATAAGCTCTCCGCGGAAAACCACGGCCAAAGCGAGTACGTTCGTCCCAACGAAGACATCGAAGCCGCGGTCAGCAAGCTCTACAACCGCATCGGCACCCCCGTCATGACCGACGTGATGCTTACTATCGAGACCGACGGGGCAAGCAATGAAAGTAACGCAAACATCAATCGCCTGTACCCTTCCGGTAGATTCGACCTGTTCGCTGGTGACCAAACCGTGATTGTTGGTCGTTACCTTACCGGTGGTGCAGCACGCGTTTCGCTTAGCGGAAAGCTCGCTGGGGAAGCCAAGACCATCGAGTTCCCGGCGGAACTCGTCAAAGCAAGCAATGACGACTCGAACAGCTTCGTCGCTAAGCTTTGGGCAACTCGTCGTGTGGGCGAGATCATCGACGAGATTGATTTGCACGGCAAGAACCCTGAACTCATCGACGAACTCGTTGCCCTCGCCACCGAACATGGCATCCTCACGCCCTACACTTCGTTCCTCGCGGATGAGAACAGCGATGCGAGAGACATCAGCGGCAACTTCTCTCGGGCGGAAGAAAGCTTAGTCGAACTCGAAGCAGTCTCCGATCAATTTGGCGTGAACCAGCGTGCCGCAAAGGGCCGCTTCAAGAACGCCAAGGCGGCACCAGCTTATGGCGGCTACGGAGGTGGCGGAGGTGGCTTCGGTGGAGAATATGGTGGCGAATTCGACGAAGCAGATGTCGACGATCTCTTCGCCGCTGGCGGTCGGGGCACGGTCTACTACGACGCGAAAACCAACCGCCAACGGATCGCCAACAATGTCTTCTCGCTCGGAAGAAAGACCTTCTTCCGCCGTGGCGAGCGGTGGGTCGATTCCACGGTCACGGAAGAAGAGGAGAAGAAAGCAACCACGGTCGAACGTTTCAGCCCCGAGTACTTCGAGCTGGCCAAGCGTCTGGGCAAACGAGCAACGCCCTACCTCGCAATTGAGGACGAAGTGGTCGTGAAGCTTGAGGGCGTGGTGTACGCGTGGTGA